The sequence AAAATTATATTGGGTTAAGGATTGGATCATATAATCGGAACAAGTTGGTATATATCGGCAGTTCCTTCCTATCCATGGAGATATTACTAATTGATAGAATCGAATACTTTTTAATAGAAAAATTTTAATAATTTTCATAGTTCTTTTTGACGAATAAAGTTTAAGAAAGAACCACACATAAACCATCGAATTTGTTTTTGATTATAAGAATGTTGAGCTATTATAGTTTCTTTACTTCCATTTTTATGAACCAATTCTACATTAATATTTTTCTTAGGACGAAAATCTTTGATATAAAAATGAAAGGTATCTTCTTCTTGAATTTTATTATAATCGTGAGGATTCAAAAAAGTTAAAGCTAAAATTCCTTGTTTTTTTAAATTTGTTTCATGTATTCTTGCAAAAGATTTTACAAGAA comes from Blattabacterium sp. (Mastotermes darwiniensis) str. MADAR and encodes:
- the yidD gene encoding membrane protein insertion efficiency factor YidD, coding for MKIIKIFLLKSIRFYQLVISPWIGRNCRYIPTCSDYMIQSLTQYNFTIALKMSLKRIFRCNPWGKSGYDPV